The Teredinibacter sp. KSP-S5-2 genome includes a window with the following:
- a CDS encoding ChrR family anti-sigma-E factor, which yields MKKMQHHPDSDTLASFAAGTLTLSQAMCVSAHVEHCPECRANLAALERLGGQLMDRLSPRQGSESLKEKVFAQLDDLPQSTVTVSKKQNVEGVPRCLKQFVSEDYSTLAWKRISPSIHSVELCRDVNGAKVELLRIKPGGSAATHTHIGEEMTVILQGSFSDEEGIYREGDFISRDARHKHTPVATKDKVCLCLVVTEGPVQFTGFFSRLLNPILRKSYAPA from the coding sequence ATGAAGAAAATGCAACATCATCCCGATTCTGACACGCTCGCCAGCTTTGCCGCGGGAACACTAACGCTTAGTCAGGCGATGTGCGTGTCTGCACATGTGGAACACTGCCCGGAATGCCGAGCCAACCTGGCCGCACTTGAAAGGCTGGGAGGACAGCTAATGGATCGACTTAGCCCCCGTCAGGGAAGTGAAAGCCTGAAGGAGAAAGTCTTTGCTCAGTTAGACGATCTACCTCAATCCACTGTGACCGTAAGCAAAAAGCAGAATGTTGAGGGTGTTCCTCGATGTTTGAAGCAGTTTGTCTCAGAAGACTATTCAACGCTGGCTTGGAAACGTATATCGCCTAGTATTCATTCCGTGGAGTTATGCCGGGATGTAAACGGTGCAAAAGTGGAGTTGCTGCGCATAAAGCCCGGTGGTTCAGCCGCAACACATACACATATCGGTGAAGAAATGACGGTGATTCTGCAGGGTAGCTTTTCCGATGAAGAAGGCATTTACCGTGAGGGCGATTTTATTAGCCGCGATGCCCGGCATAAGCATACGCCGGTAGCGACCAAAGATAAGGTTTGTCTTTGTCTGGTGGTTACCGAGGGGCCGGTTCAGTTTACGGGCTTCTTTAGTCGACTGCTGAACCCCATTCTAAGAAAAAGCTACGCCCCCGCCTGA
- a CDS encoding isoamylase early set domain-containing protein yields MSIKKQFLKSRPVCKVKFTVPKDQVSEANKVCIVGEFNDWDTSATEMTRLKSGAFTATLELDKDKDHQFRYLVDENYWINEEDADGFVPSNIGSEQNCVISL; encoded by the coding sequence ATGTCGATTAAGAAACAATTCCTCAAGAGTCGCCCTGTGTGCAAAGTAAAGTTCACCGTTCCCAAGGATCAAGTATCCGAAGCGAACAAAGTATGCATCGTGGGGGAGTTTAATGACTGGGATACCTCTGCCACAGAGATGACCCGTCTAAAAAGTGGCGCCTTCACTGCAACGCTCGAGCTGGATAAGGACAAAGATCACCAGTTCCGTTACTTGGTTGATGAAAACTACTGGATCAATGAAGAAGACGCGGATGGGTTTGTGCCATCCAATATTGGTAGCGAACAAAACTGCGTAATTTCTTTATAG